Below is a genomic region from Seriola aureovittata isolate HTS-2021-v1 ecotype China chromosome 23, ASM2101889v1, whole genome shotgun sequence.
ACCTGTTACACCTCACCTGTTACACCTCACCTGTCACATCTCACGTGTTACACCTCACCTGTTACACCTCACCTGTCACATCTCACCTGTTACATCTCACCTGTCACACCTCACCTGTTACACCTCACCTGTCACATCTCACCTGTTACATCTCACCTGTCACATCTCACCTGTTACATCTCAGCTGtcacacctcacctgtcacaTCTCACCTGTTACACCTCACCTGTTACATCTCACCTGTCACACCTCACCTGTTACACCTCACCTGTTACATCTCATCTGtcacacctcacctgtcacaTCTCACCTGTTACATCTCACCTGTCACACCTCACCTGTTACACCTCACCTGTCACATCTCACCTGTTacacctcacctgtcacacCTCACCTGTTACACCTCACCTGTCACATCTCACCTGTCACATCTCACCTGTTACATCTCAGCTGTCACATCTCACCTGTCACACCTCACCTGTTACACCTCACCTGTTACATCTCACCTGTTACATCTCACCTGTCACACCTCACCTGTTACACCTCACCTGTTACACCTCACCTGTTACACCTCTCCTGTCACATCTCACCTGTTACACCTCACCTGTTACATCTCACCTGTCACATCTCACCTGTTACACCTCACCTGTTACATCTCACCTGTCACATCTCACCTGTTACACCTCACCTGTTACACCTCTCCTGTCACATCTCACCTGTTACACAGACTTATACTTATACATGctctgaataaaaatgaagatataagtttatagcATAGATTAAATACCCACAGTCAAATTTGTGTATGTTCATTTCTTATTATATGGTTCAACATGTTGTAACCATATTTATTAACAATATATATctaatttatatttgtatttttattaaaacaacagacttttgtttaggtttttcttattaatttcaaacatacatgtctatgttttatatttgatataagataaatatatattgacatacatgaatatatatatatatatatacatacatacacacacacacacacatatatatatatgtatatgtaacatatgtctacaatgtCAATATaggaaattgttccaatttctaacaggtttcatatatttttacatatatgtacatgtatagGATTTATATGtccatatgtacatatattacatctATATCATAAAGACCCCAGTGAGACGACCTGACAGTTTCAGTGTGAGGCGACAGGAAGTGATTAATAACAGAACGTGTGACTCTCCAACGCTTCTTTCTTCTAAAAGTGAAGTTACAACTAAAGACAAAAGGTTTCAAATCCTGAATATTCTTGAATATTTGGTCGTTATGATCAGGACTGAATTGTAACTCAGTGATAGTggaaattaatattaatatgtcatttttttattgcagttttttgaggacatttttgttCTTAATGTCATGAGTGTTAGTTTAtgtaattgaaaataataatgcatcaaaatctcactgtagttttacatctcttctctcaggcttctctctgcagctctagtaacaacaggtctgtgagccaatcagaagagaggaggctctgagcctctcttctgattggctgcctgttttctgagtgatccaataaaaataaagcaggtttcaggtaaaacactcagagaaaccaaatcctgcaaggtttggatggtgggtccaggtgggcggggcttggtgactgctttgttgtgacatcacaaagttccagaagtcctgacggctggttttaaggctcagtttctgaatacaggctgtgtgcatttctctgtggactgaggctttgatactttcacagtattaatatagaagctagagctgatctataatcacactacacatggacacacacctttacactggaggagctttaactgCAGGAACCTGTTCAACAGTGTCAGTGAAATGAGTGAAATAAATAGCAGATCATTTATTCTCACAGCTGGTCTGACGGTGAGTCCCAGCAGCTCCCAGCTGTTTGAAGaagactctgtctctctgagctgtgagGAGGACGACAGCTCTGCTGgatggaggctgaggaggaacaCCACCAGAGAAACCAGGACTCAGTGTGACGACTGGGGAAGATCAGCTGGTTCTTCCTGTAACATCAGCTTCGTCGTTTCATGGGACAGTGGAGTTTACTGGTGTGAGTCCAGAGAGGGAGCAACCAgtaacagcatcagcatcactgtcactgGTAAGATCAGACTGTGGAGTCAGTGTTGATGaagctgtgtgtaaatggatgaaatgctgtagtttgtctgtgtgttgaggtgGAGCAGTGATCCTGCAGAGTCCTGTCCTCCCTGTGATGGAGGGACATGATGTCactctgcactgtaaaacaaagaccCCTCCCTCCAACCTCCCAGCTGCTTTCTATAAAGATGGCTCCCTCATCACAGAGActacaggtcacatgaccatccACCATGTTGACAAGTCTGATGAAGGCCTCTacagctgtgacatcagaggTCATGGAGAGTCTCCACGCAGCTGGATCACTGTCACAGGTCAGGAAACTCTTCTGATTCTATAAACCTGCAGAGAAATACGACAGGAAGGAGGAGCGAGGAGAACAACATCCAGTGTTTTAAAATCcagtagaggaggaggtgaggtaGAGGCAGACAAGTCGTCTCTCAGTGATGATGAGAAAAGTTTGCAGCTTGTAACTTCTGTGGTATTTCTGTTgtgaggctcagagcctcctctctcctgattggctcaacgacctgttgttactagagctccagagacaagcctgagagaggagatgtaaaactacactgagatggtttttggttcttctcATGCATCAACACTGGAGctttaaagcagaaaacacaggaagCAAAGTTTACTCCAGGATCATACCTGAGAGTCCAGGTGTTCCAGACCTCTGCCTCCACACAGTGTGGTGTTCTACACACACCTCCTGGTGCGTGGTTTGGTTTTTGGTGGACAGGAAGCACCTGAGGAGACGGAGTAAATGAAAGAGTTCCTGCCCTTTTCTCTACAGGTAAATCTACAACCACACCGCCACCCACTAGCaaagccccgccccctgccTCAGACCCCTTCCAGCTTGTGATCCAACTGGTGCGCCACCTGGTGGTGGTCTGCCCGTACGTCATCTCCACTGTCGTCATGGTGTCTTTATATCGCCAAAGAGCCACAGGTAAATGTTCTGATGTCACCTGCTTTAGTTACAGGAGGTTCAATTCAGTTAAATCCTTATCTGATTGGCTCACTCAGAGTGGGTGTGGCTTGAAGTCGGTTCATCTCCTGCACTtacaaaaaaattaagtaaaaaataaacgACTTTTAAGACGTAACAAGAAAACACCTGGAGAATGTAAATGTGAACTCATTTCAAATAGAAGGTATGAATAAAGTTGGATTTTGAACCCAAACAATCTTCAGAAAACCCATTAAAGCAAGatcatcagtttttatttcatattgatTATATGTTATTGATCTGTGTGGATTAAACCTTTAACTGCTCCATCTGCAGGAAGTGACCCGTCCGTCTCAGTGGCCACACCCACAACTGACCAAGCCCAGAGGGATTTGGCTGATGAGTATGATGTCATCGTAGAGGACCccaccctctgagcagctctgtTCGTTCACACAGGAAGTGGATCCATGTCAAACAGCCTGTTTCAGTTGaatgtgtcaaaataaaacgtCCTGACGGAGCTGGTTTAAAATAAAACGTGTCCAGACTTCAGACagactgagtctgaattcattcattcacagatCAGTTCAGTTCTAGTAAAttcagacttttttcaaaataaaacaaaatggccgaCGGAGGAACTGCATCCGACCACTGAACTCAAACCACAAACTATGAGCCATTGTGtcctgttgtttgttgttgagtGCAATGGTCAGccaggtgtcattgattgttaccatggtaacaccgGTCTTAGACCGGAGTCAGTCTGGAGGTAAGGCGTCTGATGTTTTagtcttaaaatgagtcagtttgTATTTTAGTTACTAAAATCAGACTGATCTGGACCAACACCAGTCTGACCAGTCTGACCAGTCTGACCAGTCTGTATGGAACCAGCTCCAGGTCTCAGtctgacaggaaaacaacaggaagcttTATGATCCATGTGTTTCTCTGCACATGtcatttgattgatttaattactgattgattgattgatttaatttGAGCGTGtctcagctgtttatttacagctTCACTGGTTCATGTAGAAACTATTCTGGGAAATAAGTTTATTCACGTTTCCTCAACTGTaaacaacaagacaaaacatcatCAGTGCCAAGCTAGCAgcttccccctgtttccagtcttcatgctaagctaagctaagctaagctaagctaagctaaccagctgctgtacAGTCAAGGCAGACTCTACCCAATCATGTGAACAGAATCAGCACAACACATGCTCCGTTTGCAGCAATAATTTATTGAAGTGACTCCAGCACCTCGTCAGAGCCCAGAGGAGAAACTCTGAAGAACTTCTCAGTGTCTGTGACTCCTCTGAGGAGATTCTGTCCTCACCTCACAAGATCCAAACGATTGCAACGAAGCACAAAACtcaaacaagtaaaacaacTCCTGTCCTATTAATCATCTTCAGATTCACCAACACCCAAGGAACAGGTCTCTGGATGAGTCTGagggtctgaaggtctgaaagTCTGAGGGTCTCTGGGTGGAtctggtctgagggtctgagggtctgagggtctgaaggtctgaaggtctgagggTCTCTGGATGGAtctggtctgagggtctgagggtctgagggtctgaaggtctgagggtctgagggtctgaagGTCTCTGGATGAGTTCGAgggtctgaaggtctgagggTCTCTGGATGGAtctggtctgagggtctgaaggtctgagggTCTCTGGATGGAtctggtctgagggtctgaaggtctgagggtctgagggtctgaagGTATgaaggtctgagggtctgaaggtctgaaggtctctGGATGAGTTCGagggtctgaaggtctgaaggtctctGGATGAGTCTGAgggtctgaaggtctgagggTCTCTGGATGAGTCTGAgggtctgaaggtctgagggTCTCTGGATgagtctgaaggtctgaaggtctgagggtctgagggtctgagggtctcTGGATgagtctgaaggtctgaaggtctgagggTCTCTGGATGAGTCTGAAGGTGTgaaggtctgagggtctgaaggtctgagggtctgaaggtctgagggtctgagggtctgagggtctcTGGATGGATCTGGTCTGCAGGTCTTGATGCTGACTGAGACGGGCAGTCTTGTCCTCATTCAGCTGTCGAACTACATTCATGTGTGTTGAGTTCATGAAGACAGTCTgtctggaggtcagaggtcaggaagGGTTTGGTAGActctgttgctatggtgacGAAGtagctgtcactcaaacagaGGAGGCGGCGGCGACAGCATGATGTCACTGGTTACCGCAGAAACACCATGGTGAGAAGacctgagggagagagagacagtgattCGCTCCTTATGTCCTTGTTTCCTTTTCCGACTCCTCCTTTATTTAACTAAccttacaggtgtgtgtgtttcaggtgtgtgtgtttcaggtgtgtgtgttacccagtgtgtgtgtttcaggtgtgtgtgttacaggtgtgtgtgtttcaggtgtgtgtgttacccagtgtgtgtgtttcaggtgtgtgtgttacaggtgtgtgcgtttcaggtgtgtgtgttacccagtgtgtgtgtttcaggtgtgtgtgtttcaggtgtgtgagttacaggtgtgtgtgttacccagtgtgtgtgtttcaggtgtgtgtgtttcaggtgtgtgtgtttcaggtgtgtgcgtttcaggtgtgtgtgttacccagtgtgtgtgtttcaggtgtgtgtgtttcaggtgtgtgagttacaggtgtgtgtgttacccagagtgtgtgtttcaggtgtgtgtgtttcaggtgtgtgagttacccagtgtgtgtgtttcaggtgtgtgtgtttcaggtgtgtgagttacaggtgtgtgtgttacccagagtgtgtgtttcaggtgtgtgtgtttcaggtgtgtgagtTACCCAGTGTGTAGGCGCAGGCCAGTTTCTGATTGGTGGAGACGTGCAGGCAGCATGGAACCACCGAGCTGCTCTCAGTGTCGAGGGGGAGCATCAACACTGCGACGCACAGCACTgccaccatcacacacactacCCACTGAGATACACTGcgcacagctacacacacacacacacacacacacacacacacacagacacacacacacacacacacacagacacacacacagacacagacacacacagacacacagacacacagacacacacacagacacacacacacacacagacacacagacacacacacacacacacacacacacacacacacacacacacacacacacacacacacacacacacacacacacacacacacacacacacacacacacagtacatataAAGAAATACTGATTGATAAAAACAAGTGTCAACTACAAATCCCAGACAGCATTGGTGTAAGAACcgtccaatcagagagcttcAGACTCAGAGTGAAGGTCTCCAAAGCAACAGCcgctgaggctcatgggtactAAGGGATTatgttcttcctctctccccttgttgtctcctcctctccctccttgcctcctcctcttcctctttttctcccctccttgtctcctctcccccctgtctcttcctctcccccctgtctcttcctctccctccttgcctctcctcttcctctttttctcccctccatgtctcctctccctccttgcctctcctcttcctctttttctcccctccatgtctcctctccctccttgcctcctcctcttcctctttttctcccctccatgtctcctctcctcctcctctacctcctgtttcctcttcttccccctccttgtctcctctcccccctgtctcttcctctcccccctgtctcttcctctccctccttgcctctcctcttcctctttttctcccctccatgtctcctctccctccttgcctctcctcttcctctttttctcccctccttgtctcctctccctccttgcctcctcctcttcctctttttctcccctccatgtctcctctccctccttgtctcctcctccccctcctgtctcctcctctacctcctgtttcctcttcttccacttCCTTGTCACCTCTTCCCCCCTCCatgtctccttgtctcctcctctccctgtaaGAGCTGACTGATGTCTCCTCCCTATGGGTCAGTGAGGAGTCTCACCTGAACAGGTGGgcagctgcaggtgtgtttgtgtcggcaccaggagaggagacagaggagtcagcgccctctgctggcctcctcctcccttactcctcctctttctctcctcctcttcctctcctcctcctcccccctcctctcctcctctcagctcgGCCCAGATCTCCCGTTCTCCCACCTGACCCCCTCCTCTGACCTCCATGCGGAACCGGTCTCTGCGGCCCCAGTTCCGAGGGGAGACGTCCAGGTGACGCACCACCCTGcaaggaagaggaagtgatgtcatagTTTGTGACCTGCTCTCTAATGATCAGAGCTTTATCAACTCAGCGCTCGTGAAATCGACGGTGACGATCTTTTCTCCTCAGAGCTGATGTTAGTTTATGGTTTGAGTTTGAGCTTGTTTCTCCTGGAGAACAGAAGCAGCTGATTGGTCGTCTCCAGGTCGTTTCCCGCTCGTGTTGTTTGTTATTTCTCGACCTCAGTGTTTGACTTTATGAACGAGGTCAGCCGCAGTTTAATACTTACAGGTCGACACAGGACTGGGCTCGGACGCCCccctctgcctccaccactctgTAGAGCGAGGGAGCAGTACacaacactgagagagagagacagagagagacagagagagagagacagagagagagagagagagagagacagagagagacagagagagagagagggagagagagagagacagagacagagcgagagacagagagagagacagagagagagagagagagagagacagagagagacagagagagagagagggagagagagagagacagagacagagagagagacagagagagagacagagagagagagagagacagagagagagagagagagacagagagagacagagagagagagacagagagagagagagagagacagagagacagagagagggagagggagagaggagagacagagagagagacagagagagagagacagagagagagagagggagagagagagagacagagagagacagagagagagagagagagacgagagagagagagagagacagagagagagagagagagacagagagagacagagagagagacagagagagagagagagagagagagaagagagagacagagagacagagaggagagagggagagaggagagagagagaggagagagaggagacagagagagacagagagagagagagggagagagagagagagagagacagagagagagacagagagagagacag
It encodes:
- the LOC130164334 gene encoding low affinity immunoglobulin gamma Fc region receptor II-c-like isoform X2 — translated: MERTSLQWLLWLTTALCCRCSPAGLTVSPSSSQLFEEDSVSLSCEEDDSSAGWRLRRNTTRETRTQCDDWGRSAGSSCNISFVVSWDSGVYWCESREGATSNSISITVTGGAVILQSPVLPVMEGHDVTLHCKTKTPPSNLPAAFYKDGSLITETTGHMTIHHVDKSDEGLYSCDIRGHGESPRSWITVTGKSTTTPPPTSKAPPPASDPFQLVIQLVRHLVVVCPYVISTVVMVSLYRQRATGSDPSVSVATPTTDQAQRDLADEYDVIVEDPTL
- the LOC130164334 gene encoding low affinity immunoglobulin gamma Fc region receptor II-c-like isoform X1; its protein translation is MERTSLQWLLWLTTALCCRCSPAGLTVSPSSSQLFEEDSVSLSCEEDDSSAGWRLRRNTTRETRTQCDDWGRSAGSSCNISFVVSWDSGVYWCESREGATSNSISITVTGGAVILQSPVLPVMEGHDVTLHCKTKTPPSNLPAAFYKDGSLITETTGHMTIHHVDKSDEGLYSCDIRGHGESPRSWITVTGKSTTTPPPTSKAPPPASDPFQLVIQLVRHLVVVCPYVISTVVMVSLYRQRATGKCSDVTCFSYRRFNSVKSLSDWLTQSGCGLKSVHLLHLQKN
- the LOC130164343 gene encoding motile sperm domain-containing protein 1-like, producing the protein MRSRDSHDGQGQGGMAEQGVRRRDIGQAGVRQVERGETGGESVVVPPLPVFLFPSELVFYSGQRNSHRRVLTLYNPYRFRISFKMLCTAPSLYRVVEAEGGVRAQSCVDLVVRHLDVSPRNWGRRDRFRMEVRGGGQVGEREIWAELRGGEEGGGGGEEEEERKRRSKGGGGQQRALTPLSPLLVPTQTHLQLPTCSAVRSVSQWVVCVMVAVLCVAVLMLPLDTESSSVVPCCLHVSTNQKLACAYTLGLLTMVFLR